A genomic segment from Zerene cesonia ecotype Mississippi chromosome 7, Zerene_cesonia_1.1, whole genome shotgun sequence encodes:
- the LOC119840797 gene encoding translin-associated protein X produces the protein MSGRGGKFRGNRNKNHHTLSSVARETAISLPDDSPVLQMFKSAAQKLNDRQDRHERLVKLSRDITIESKRIIFLLHSSITKESTEKAINEANERIQKLIQGPFKSIGLELENSPAYLHSRAITAGFQEFIEAYTLCSFMEKKLIITWPEVQKKLVYEVEDRSVTTMLPQLDYMLGLADLTGELMRKAINSISSGDSEECFDSCQAVRDLYTGYLGLFGSGKELARKMSATRSNVFKVESAVYALRVRGGEAPPTLLLANQPDWEHNHSDDEGFY, from the exons atgtcagGTCGTGGAG GAAAATTTCGCGGCAATAGGAATAAAAATCACCATACTCTGTCTTCTGTAGCTAGGGAGACAGCTATTTCATTACCTGATGATAGTCCTGTTTTGCAAATGTTTAAGTCGGCTGCTCAAAAACTAAACGATCGTCAAGATAGGCATGAAAGATTAGTTAAACTCTCTCGTGATATAACAATTGAAAgtaaaagaattatatttcttcTACATTCGTCTATCAC AAAAGAATCCACTGAGAAAGCAATAAACGAAGCAAATGAGCGTATTCAAAAACTTATCCAGGGTCCTTTCAAAAGCATTGGTTTAGAGCTGGAAAACAGTCCGGCATATTTACATTCTCGTGCAATCACTGCTGGTTTTCAGGAGTTTATTGAAGCTTATACATTATGTTCATTTATggagaaaaaattaattatcacatGGCCAGAAGTACAGAAGAAGTTGGTGTATGAAGTTGAAGATAGAAGTGTGACAACAATGTTGCCGCAACTAGATTACATGCTAGGTTTGGCCGATTTAACTGGAGAGTTGATGAGGAAGGCAATCAATAGCATTTCTAGTGGAGATAGTGAAGAGTGCTTTGACTCCTGTCAGGCTGTGAGAGATCTTTACACTGGATATCTGG GCTTATTTGGATCTGGTAAAGAATTAGCACGCAAAATGTCAGCTACGCGCAGTAACGTGTTCAAAGTGGAATCAGCTGTGTATGCATTACGCGTACGCGGGGGCGAGGCACCACCCACTTTGTTGCTGGCTAATCAACCAGATTGGGAGCATAACCATTCAGATGATGAgggattttattaa